From one Anticarsia gemmatalis isolate Benzon Research Colony breed Stoneville strain chromosome 20, ilAntGemm2 primary, whole genome shotgun sequence genomic stretch:
- the LOC142981739 gene encoding uncharacterized protein LOC142981739, giving the protein MFSVKLVALFFIVSVAVSWIPGSPSTGVALAAPRLHIDGSTSIVNNGDMGQVVLATSRDGGETASKLAGLAHMGDIDIDQSNNIVNGKGAKIHQLVTMAANQGFTATSYY; this is encoded by the exons ATGTTCTCTGTAAAGTTAGTCGCTCTGTTCTTCATTGTGTCTGTGGCTGTCTCAT GGATACCAGGCAGTCCCAGCACCGGAGTCGCACTAGCTGCTCCTAGGCTTCACATAGATGGATCAACTAGCATCGTCAACAACGGAGACATGGGTCAGGTGGTACTTGCCACATCACGTGACGGTGGAGAGACTGCATCGAAGTTAGCTGGACTCGCTCACATGGGAGACATTGATATTGATCAatctaataatattgtaaacggGAAAGGTGCCAAAATTCACCAGTTGGTAACAATGGCTGCGAATCAAGGATTCACAGCTACATCTTACTACTAG
- the LOC142981694 gene encoding uncharacterized protein LOC142981694 translates to MFSVKLVALFFIVSVAVSWIPGSPNTGVALAAPRLHIDGSTNIVNNGEMGQVVLATSRDGGETASKLAHLKNMGDIEIDNSNNVVNGKGAKIHQLVTMAANQGFKATSNY, encoded by the exons ATGTTCTCTGTAAAGTTAGTCGCTCTGTTCTTCATTGTGTCTGTGGCTGTCTCAT GGATACCAGGCAGTCCCAACACCGGAGTCGCACTAGCTGCTCCTAGGCTTCACATAGATGGATCTACTAACATCGTCAACAACGGAGAAATGGGTCAGGTGGTGCTTGCCACATCACGTGACGGTGGAGAGACTGCATCGAAGTTAGCTCATCTCAAAAATATGGGAGACATTGAAATTGATAATTCTAATAATGTTGTAAACGGGAAAGGTGCCAAAATTCACCAGTTGGTTACAATGGCTGCGAATCAAGGATTTAAGGCTACATCTAACTACTAG